The nucleotide sequence TTTTATGGAAGTTGATCGCAAGATTATTTAAATGGAGTTGGCGACTATTAAATTTTATTCGGGAAGTCATTTCAAACCTGATTTTTATCATGCTGATTCTGGTGGTGGTTGGCAGTTTTCTACTTTACCAACAGACAAACAAAACGGCAGATAGTTATCAAGGAGCATTATATGTCAATCTCACCGGTGTTATTGTGGATCAGGTCTCCAACCGTACCCCATTGACTCAATTAGGCCGTGAGTTGTTTGGTACATCCAGCAATAAATTCCAGGAAAACTCCCTGTTTGATATTGTTGATAGCATTCGCCAAGCAAAAACCGATAACAAAATCACGGGACTGGTGCTGAAACTTGATGATTTCATCGGTGCCGACCAGCCATCTATGCAGTATATCGGTAAGGCGATTAATGAGTATAAAACTTCCGGTAAACCGGTTTATGCTATCAGTGATAGTTATAATCAGTCACAATATTATCTGGCGACTTTTGCCGATAAAATCTATCTATCACCACAAGGAACGGTTGGTCTTTATGGCTATTCAACCAATAGCCTGTATTACAAATCCCTGCTGGATTCGCTGAAAGTCACCGCGCATATTTTCCGCGTCGGCACGTATAAATCGGCCGTTGAACCGGTTATGCGTGATGATATGTCTCCCGCTGCCCGCGAAGCTGATAGCCGTTGGATCAACGGCCTGTGGCACAACTACCTCAATACTGTCGCTACCAACCGCAAACTCACTGTTGATCAGGTATTCCCAGGCGCTAATGAGATGATTGCCAGCTTACGTGCTGTTGGCGGAGATAATGCGCAATATGCGCTTAAACACAAGCTGGTCGATTACGTTGCGCCACGCAATGTCATTGAAAGTGACATGACAAAAGCCTTTGGTTGGGACGAAAAAAACCGCCACTTCAATGCTATCAGCATTTATGATTATGCACCGCAATTGGTAGAAGGCAGGTTATCATCTAAAGGCAATATCGCCGTTATTGTCGCGCAAGGGGCAATCGTCGATGGGCAGCAGACCCAAGGCATGGTTGGCGGTGACACAACCGCCGCTCAAATCCGTCAAGCTCGTTTGGATGATAATATCAAAGCTGTTATTCTGCGAGTAAACAGCCCTGGCGGCAGCGTGAGCGCTTCAGATGTTATTCGCACCGAACTGGCTGCGCTACGTGCAACGAATAAACCTGTGGTGGTTTCTATGGGGGGAATGGCGGCATCCGGTGGCTATTGGATCGCGACCCCGGCTAATTACATCATCGCAAACCAAAGTACGTTGACGGGTTCGATCGGTATCTTCGGTGTCATCACCACTTATGAAAACAGTCTGGAACATATTGGTATCCACACTGATGGCGTTTCTACCACACCACTCGCGGGTATTTCTGTTACTAAAGGGCTCAGCAAAGAGTTCTCAGCACTGATGCAGCTTAATATTGAGAACGGCTATAACAACTTTATTGGCCTTGTTGCTACTTCGCGCCATAAAACACGCGAAGAAGTCGATAATATTGCTCAGGGGCATGTGTGGATTGGTCATGATGCGAAAACCAATGGATTGGTCGACCAATTAGGGGATTTCGATGATGCGGTCACCAAAGCGGCTGAATTAGCAAAATTGGATAACCCTGAGCTTGACTGGATGCAACCAGAAATGTCATTCAGTGAGTTGCTGATGAGCCAGTTGACAACAACCGCACAAGCTATCGTGCCGGAAGCGGTTCAAGCCTGGCTACCCGCGCCATTGGTGCAGGTAGCTCAGGAAGTGAAACAACAGAGTGAGTTCTATCGCCATCTGAATGATCCACAAAATCGTTATGCATTCTGTTTAAATTGCGGAGATATTCGCTAAGCAACCTATCACAGTGCATGATTCTAGTTAATAGCTCGATTAATTTAGCCTGACAAACCCTGTCAGGCTTTTTTTATTTTGTAATACTCCTATACCCTATGGATTTCAAGAGGGATCGCGACGGCAAGGGAGCGAATCCCCGGGAGCATAGCGAACGATGTGACTGGGGTGAGTGAGTGCAGCCAACAAAGAGACAACTTGAAAGATAACGGGTATATAATCCAGCTGATCTTTTTATGAGGTACAGTCATGCAGAAGAAATCTATTTATGTCGTCTATACTGGCGGAACCATTGGGATGCAACACTCATCTCAGGGATACATCCCCGTTTCCGGGCACTTACAGCACCAATTAACAAAGATGCCCGAATTCCATCGACCGGAAATGCCCA is from Photorhabdus laumondii subsp. laumondii and encodes:
- the sppA gene encoding signal peptide peptidase SppA, encoding MRILWKLIARLFKWSWRLLNFIREVISNLIFIMLILVVVGSFLLYQQTNKTADSYQGALYVNLTGVIVDQVSNRTPLTQLGRELFGTSSNKFQENSLFDIVDSIRQAKTDNKITGLVLKLDDFIGADQPSMQYIGKAINEYKTSGKPVYAISDSYNQSQYYLATFADKIYLSPQGTVGLYGYSTNSLYYKSLLDSLKVTAHIFRVGTYKSAVEPVMRDDMSPAAREADSRWINGLWHNYLNTVATNRKLTVDQVFPGANEMIASLRAVGGDNAQYALKHKLVDYVAPRNVIESDMTKAFGWDEKNRHFNAISIYDYAPQLVEGRLSSKGNIAVIVAQGAIVDGQQTQGMVGGDTTAAQIRQARLDDNIKAVILRVNSPGGSVSASDVIRTELAALRATNKPVVVSMGGMAASGGYWIATPANYIIANQSTLTGSIGIFGVITTYENSLEHIGIHTDGVSTTPLAGISVTKGLSKEFSALMQLNIENGYNNFIGLVATSRHKTREEVDNIAQGHVWIGHDAKTNGLVDQLGDFDDAVTKAAELAKLDNPELDWMQPEMSFSELLMSQLTTTAQAIVPEAVQAWLPAPLVQVAQEVKQQSEFYRHLNDPQNRYAFCLNCGDIR